CTTAGCCTTGGATTTAGTTAGAGTTACAGAAGCAGCAGCATTGGGGGCTGCAAAGCACATGGGTAGAGGCGATAAAATTGCGGCGGATCAAGCTGGTGTAGACGGTATGAGAAAGATGTTTGACAATTTAGATATTGATGGTGTGGTGGTGATAGGTGAAGGGGAAATGGATGAAGCTCCTATGCTTTATATCGGTGAGGAAGTAGGGAAGCGAGGCACAGGATGTATTAAGGTGGATATTGCAGTAGATCCGGTAGAGGGGACGAATTCTGTAGCAAAGGGTTTGCCTAATGCGATTGCAGTAGTAGCCATGGGACCAAGAGGCTCTTTGCTAAATGCACCTGATATGTATATGGATAAAATTGCTGTGGGACCTAAAGCTGCTGACAGAGTGCATATTGATGCGCCAATTCACGAAAACCTAAAGGCTACAGCGGAGGCCTTGAACAAAAGTATCACTGACTTAACCGTAACGATGCTGGATCGCCCGAGGCATGAAGAGATCATAAGACAATGCCGGGAAGCAGGGGCCCGTATCAAGCTTTTTCAAGACGGTGATGTGGCAGCTGCGCTGGCAACCTGTTTTGAATATACCGGGGTAGATATTATGCTAGGCAGTGGAGGAGCACCAGAGGGGGTTATTGCTGCTGCTGGAATAAAATGCTTAGGAGGACAGTTTCAAGGAAAACTGTTGGTCTATGAAGAGGAAGAAAGACAGCGATGTATAAAAATGGGTGTAGATGTTAATAAAGTACTATATATGGAGGATTTGGCTAAGGGTGATGAAGTATATTTTGCTGCCACAGGTATTTCCGATGGGGAACTGCTAAAAGGGGTTACCTATAAAGGAAACAATGTAGTAAAAACCCACTCTGTTGTGATGCGGTCAAAGACAGGAACAATACGTTTTATCGAGGCGATTCATAAACTTACGAAAAAACCTAAATATGCTTACTAATAAAAATTCCCGTAAAGTGGCATCCTGAGTACAGCGTAGGATCTTGCAATAACGAAGAATCTTGCTGTCTCTAAACTACGAAATCCTTCAACGATTTTTCACTCTGCTCAAAATCACAAATTATCGCTTAAGTTAACGGGAATCAATTGACAGTTGTCATAAAACGTGGTAGCATATTTTAGAAATGATATGGCATGGGGACAAGGCTTCAATATGTCCCCATTGCATTGATTGGTTGGAGGTGTTATATTGGACAGTACGGAACTACAAGAGATGAAGCTGTCGGAGCTTCGTGAAGAAGCCAAAAAGCTAGGAATAAAAAATTTTGTAAAATACAAAAAGGCGGAACTAATAGACTTGTTAATAGAAGAAAAAGCAAAAAACAAACCCACACAATTACCTCAACATCTTTCTGATGAAATCCCTGAGGGAGAAGAGATGAACATTGCAGAAGGCATACTGGAAATCCATCAAGATGGTTATGGATTTTTACGAAGGGAAAATTACCTCTCCAGTGATAGTGATATATACATATCACCCTCGCAAATTAGAAGATTTAACATGAGAACAGGAGATAAAATCTCTGGTATAACTAGGCCTCCTAAAAGTGGTGAAAAATTTAAAGCTCTTCTTTATGTGAAAAATATTAATGGATTAAATCCAGAATCTGCTATTCAAAGGCCAAACTTTGAAGATCTTACCCCTATTTATCCCCTAGAACGCATTAACTTAGAAAACGATACAAAGGAATTATCTACACGATTAATAGACTTAATTGCCCCCATTGGCAAGGGACAAAGAGGTATCATTGTAGCTCCTCCAAAAGTGGGAAAAACTATTTTGCTACAGAAAATTGCTAATAGCGTTTCTATCAACTATCCACAAATTGAAATTATTGTATTGCTTATTGATGAGCGACCTGAAGAGGTAACAGACATGCAGCGATCTATCAAAGGGGAGGTTGTTTACTCTACCTTTGATGAACTTCCGAGTCATCACATTAAAGTGGCAGAAATGGTATTAAATCGCGCCCAGAGGTTAGTAGAACATGGTAAAGATGTGTTGATTTTATTGGACAGCATTACTAGATTAGCAAGAGCCTATAATCTTACCATTCCTCCCACAGGCAGAACTCTATCAGGGGGCTTAGATCCAGGAGCCCTTCATAAACCCAAAAGGTTTTTTGGTGCGGCAAGGAATTTAGAAGAGGGAGGAAGTCTTACGATTATTGCCACGGCTTTGATCGAAACTGGTAGTAGGATGGATGATGTGATCTTTGAAGAATTCAAGGGAACAGGTAATATGGAACTTCATTTAGATCGTAAACTATCTGAGAAAAGAATATTCCCAGCTGTTGATATTAATAAGTCTGGTACCAGAAGGGAAGAATTACTATTGAGCCAAACAGAGATGGAGGCTATTTGGAGTATTCGACGAGCTATGAGTAATAATCCTGTGCAAGAGGTTACAGAAAAAATTGTAAGTTCTTTGATAGAAACAAAGAAAAACAATGACTTTGTTGAATTAATTCGAAGAAAGATCTAGGGAAATATATCTTGTCACGAAAAAGGTTATATGCTATAATGTAGTAGTTATATTGCTAAAAGTTATCAACCTATTGTTAACTACTTATAATAATAACAAGCTCATAATAATTTTAACATAAGTTTTAACGGAAAGAGGTGAAGGTAATGAAAAAGGATATTCATCCAGAGTACAATGAAGTAGATGTTTTCTGCGCATGTGGAAATACTTTTAAAACAAAATCAACAAAAAAAGAAATCAGAGTTGAAATTTGCTCAGAGTGCCATCCTTTCTACTCAGGAAAGCAAAAATCAGTAGAAAAAGGTGGACGTGTAGAAAAATTCAAGAAAAAATTTGGTATGTAAGTTTCCTAATAAAAGTAATACATCAAGGTTAGAAGAGACCCTTTCTGACCTTGATTTTTTTGCGGAATTTAGCGTAAAAGTTTTAAAAAGTCTCTCAAGTTGTCATTGTTGTTCTTAAATCAGACTGTAGAAGGGTTATTAAATATAGATAACCAATTTTATACCTTAACAAAATACGCCCTCCTGCGGTTTCAGAAATGAACAATGTTAGCAATTCACTCCAGTGAAAAATCCTAAAATTTACAAACTCGCTACCGCTCAAACATGCAAATTTCTTTACGGATTTTTCACTTACATGAATTGAACATTGTAGTCATTTCCTGCAAATGCATACGGTCTGCATTTTGTTAAGCTTTGTAGTTGGTTATCTATAACCTTATGATGGTTTAAGTTGACGCTAATGAAAGAGAATGAGGAGATGAGATGATGGTAGACATTGTAGAGTATTCCAATTGGGGTAGTATAGAAGTGATCGTAGGGCCAATGTATGCTGGAAAAACAGAAGAACTTATTCGAAGGGTTAATAGAGCCCGAATAGCAGACTTAAAGGTACTTGTATTCAAACCAACGATAGACAACCGTTACGCTAGCGATAAGGTTACCTCCCATAACGGTAAACAGTTGGAATGTAGCGTGATCGAAAGTCCTCAAGAAATTTTAGACTGCATCGCTAAGGAAGCGTTTGATGTTTTAGCCATAGACGAAGTGCAATTTTTTGGTGAAGAAATCATAAAGATCTGTCAAGAGGCTGCTCAGCAAGGAAAAAGAGTGATTGTTTCAGGGCTAGATATGGATTTTCGAGGCGAACCCTTTAGCGTCACCCCAAATCTCATGGCCATAGGAGAATATGTCACAAAACTAACGGCTATTTGCAAAGTGTGTAAAATGCCAGCCACCAGAACCCAAAGACTGGTCAATGGTCAACCAGCAAGATATAGTGACCCTATCATCATGGTAGGGGCAAAGGAAAGTTATGAAGCTAGGTGCAGAAAATGTCATGAAGTGATAGAGTAAGGAGGGGTTTTCTATGTCCAACGCTCTAATGATCATAGGGCTATGCGGTATTGTACTGGGATTTATTTCTCCAATATTCCGTGTCCTAAACAAAAAGCCAAGACGATCCAAAGGATGGGTAATCTTTTTTATTCTTTCTTTTTTTATTTTTATTTTAGGAGTTGTTTTGGGGTTATAGCCATTTGACTAGACTTGAATTTTAATAGTTCTTAAATTTAAAACGGGTGCTTGCAGTATATTACTGGAATGCACCCGTTTTATTGATAATAGAACCGGAAGTAACTATGCCAATCCCTCCATAGCTTTGGTGGATCGTTATTTGTCATTTTTCGGTTATCAGCGCCTCTCTACTTTAGTTTTTTAGGTTACCAATAAATTTCTCAATACACAGTAGGAAGAATAGGGTAAATCATTTTATGGACTGGTAGGGAGCTACCGGATTCTATTATATTCTATATATACGTAGAAGAGAGGAAGTTTAAACATATAATTTTAAAATTTTCTAAAAGATTTTATGGATGTTAAAGCATCATAAACTGATTAGCAAAGTTCAAGAAGGTTTCAGGATGTCTTAATTCGGACCTGACGCCGCTGTTTTTGTGGAAATCTGCTTCCCATTTTTCTAAGTTATTTACCAACTTTAAGGCATCTTGAAACACAGGCAAGCTGACTCTGATAGATTTTTTGTTCAGCAGGGGATCTAGTTCAGGGTGAGCTTTAGAGATTCTATATAAAACCAAAACCCCCTGATAAATAACCTTTGGCTCATCCGTAGATTCGATCATTTCCATAATATCTGGTATATATTTCCTGACCACATCTATGTCTTTAGGAATCGTTGACAAGGCCTGTAGACCATATTGACGATAGATACTTTCTTCAGTCTCCTTTAAAACTTCAATGATATAGGGAAAAAAGCCTTCCATCCCTAAGTTTTTGATATTGCGGAAATAGATATTTACTGAAGAACTTTTTTCTTTTATGGCCTTTTTCAATCCTTCCAGCAGTTTTCCAGCAGTTTGATGATCGGGGTGATCAATTTTTGCATTTAAAAAAGTATTTTCCATTTAAAACCCTCCTTCAACTTTATTTTACCCCCACTTGAAGGAAATAATCTTAGAAAAATTTTTAGTTTTTTTAAACTTTTTGTACATAAA
The sequence above is drawn from the Clostridium formicaceticum genome and encodes:
- the glpX gene encoding class II fructose-bisphosphatase, which codes for MDRNLALDLVRVTEAAALGAAKHMGRGDKIAADQAGVDGMRKMFDNLDIDGVVVIGEGEMDEAPMLYIGEEVGKRGTGCIKVDIAVDPVEGTNSVAKGLPNAIAVVAMGPRGSLLNAPDMYMDKIAVGPKAADRVHIDAPIHENLKATAEALNKSITDLTVTMLDRPRHEEIIRQCREAGARIKLFQDGDVAAALATCFEYTGVDIMLGSGGAPEGVIAAAGIKCLGGQFQGKLLVYEEEERQRCIKMGVDVNKVLYMEDLAKGDEVYFAATGISDGELLKGVTYKGNNVVKTHSVVMRSKTGTIRFIEAIHKLTKKPKYAY
- the rho gene encoding transcription termination factor Rho, yielding MDSTELQEMKLSELREEAKKLGIKNFVKYKKAELIDLLIEEKAKNKPTQLPQHLSDEIPEGEEMNIAEGILEIHQDGYGFLRRENYLSSDSDIYISPSQIRRFNMRTGDKISGITRPPKSGEKFKALLYVKNINGLNPESAIQRPNFEDLTPIYPLERINLENDTKELSTRLIDLIAPIGKGQRGIIVAPPKVGKTILLQKIANSVSINYPQIEIIVLLIDERPEEVTDMQRSIKGEVVYSTFDELPSHHIKVAEMVLNRAQRLVEHGKDVLILLDSITRLARAYNLTIPPTGRTLSGGLDPGALHKPKRFFGAARNLEEGGSLTIIATALIETGSRMDDVIFEEFKGTGNMELHLDRKLSEKRIFPAVDINKSGTRREELLLSQTEMEAIWSIRRAMSNNPVQEVTEKIVSSLIETKKNNDFVELIRRKI
- the rpmE gene encoding 50S ribosomal protein L31 is translated as MKKDIHPEYNEVDVFCACGNTFKTKSTKKEIRVEICSECHPFYSGKQKSVEKGGRVEKFKKKFGM
- a CDS encoding thymidine kinase; amino-acid sequence: MVDIVEYSNWGSIEVIVGPMYAGKTEELIRRVNRARIADLKVLVFKPTIDNRYASDKVTSHNGKQLECSVIESPQEILDCIAKEAFDVLAIDEVQFFGEEIIKICQEAAQQGKRVIVSGLDMDFRGEPFSVTPNLMAIGEYVTKLTAICKVCKMPATRTQRLVNGQPARYSDPIIMVGAKESYEARCRKCHEVIE